The following coding sequences lie in one Primulina huaijiensis isolate GDHJ02 chromosome 2, ASM1229523v2, whole genome shotgun sequence genomic window:
- the LOC140971425 gene encoding probable polyamine oxidase 5, protein MVSKKPRIVIIGAGMAGLTAANKLYTTANSKQLFELSVVEGGARIGGRINTSEFCGDRIEEGATWIHGIGDSPIHEIAQEKGLLHSQEPWECMDGILEDPVTIAEGGYELNKSLVEPISSFFKNLMDFVQEKPVDEDGVLVCCEVLKRCKLGSENLSVGSFLRQGLESYLGLLNDQKGVNGAGNWSRKSLEEAIFGMHEGIQRTYTSAGDLRNLDYVAEKEYVMFPGEEITIAKGYSRVIESLASALPVGMIQLNRKVSKIEWRSAHSERELSHMENGHENRPVKLHFCDGSIVQADHVIITVSLGVLKHGICQGSDLFNPPLPSLKTQAISKLGYGVVNKVFLELSPSNCDQETNNPTKFPFLQMVFHPPDSELRKPKIPQWIRKTSFICPIYNNSRVLLSWFAGEEALALESLTDDEILNGFSTTISNFLPTKSQPQKNPNPNPNQFEYSKVLRTQWGTNPLFLGSYSYVAVGSSIDDIDTLAEPLPQITNLESPPLQLLFAGEATHRTHYSTTHGAYYSGLREANRLLEHYNCLVV, encoded by the coding sequence ATGGTGAGCAAAAAGCCTAGGATAGTGATAATTGGCGCAGGAATGGCAGGACTCACAGCAGCCAACAAGCTCTACACAACTGCAAACTCGAAGCAGCTTTTCGAGCTTTCAGTAGTGGAGGGTGGAGCCAGAATCGGCGGAAGAATCAACACTTCGGAATTCTGCGGTGACAGGATTGAGGAAGGGGCTACCTGGATCCATGGAATTGGAGACAGTCCGATTCATGAAATCGCGCAAGAAAAAGGTCTACTTCACTCTCAGGAGCCGTGGGAGTGCATGGATGGGATTCTTGAAGATCCTGTCACCATTGCAGAAGGTGGGTATGAGCTCAACAAATCTCTCGTTGAGCCCATTTCGAGTtttttcaagaatttgatgGATTTCGTTCAGGAGAAGCCCGTTGATGAAGATGGTGTCCTGGTTTGTTGCGAAGTGTTGAAGCGTTGTAAACTTGGCTCTGAGAATTTGAGCGTGGGTTCTTTTCTGAGGCAAGGTCTTGAATCTTACTTGGGGCTTTTGAACGATCAGAAGGGTGTTAATGGAGCTGGGAATTGGAGCAGAAAATCGCTTGAAGAAGCCATTTTTGGTATGCACGAGGGGATACAGAGAACTTATACCTCCGCAGGGGATTTGCGCAATCTTGATTATGTTGCGGAGAAAGAGTATGTAATGTTTCCAGGGGAGGAGATTACTATAGCTAAAGGTTACTCTCGTGTGATTGAATCTTTAGCCTCTGCGTTACCCGTTGGAATGATTCAGTTGAACCGCAAGGTTTCGAAAATCGAGTGGAGATCTGCTCATAGTGAGAGAGAGCTTTCGCACATGGAAAATGGCCACGAAAACAGGCCGGTGAAGCTGCATTTTTGCGATGGATCTATCGTTCAGGCGGATCATGTTATTATCACAGTTTCACTTGGTGTTCTTAAACATGGGATTTGTCAAGGTTCTGACTTGTTTAATCCTCCATTGCCTAGTTTAAAGACTCAAGCCATTTCGAAACTTGGGTATGGAGTTGTGAACAAGGTGTTCTTGGAACTTAGCCCCTCAAATTGTGATCAAGAAACCAATAATCCCACAAAATTCCCTTTCTTGCAAATGGTGTTCCACCCCCCGGATTCCGAGTTAAGGAAACCCAAGATTCCTCAATGGATCAGAAAAACATCCTTTATATGTCCAATTTACAACAATTCAAGGGTCCTCCTGTCATGGTTTGCCGGAGAAGAGGCTCTCGCACTCGAATCCCTCACCGATGACGAAATCCTCAACGGGTTCTCCACAACCATTTCGAACTTCTTACCAACAAAATCCCAACCCCAAAAGAATCCTAATCCTAATCCTAACCAGTTCGAGTATTCAAAAGTTCTAAGAACTCAATGGGGCACAAATCCACTCTTCTTGGGATCATACAGTTATGTAGCGGTCGGATCAAGTATAGATGACATAGATACATTGGCTGAGCCATTGCCCCAAATCACCAATCTTGAATCTCCACCATTGCAACTCCTATTTGCAGGAGAAGCCACACACAGAACACATTACTCAACCACTCATGGAGCTTACTATAGTGGGCTAAGGGAAGCCAATAGGCTTCTCGAGCACTATAATTGTCTTGTtgtatga